The window CGCTTTGATCATGGCATCCGCCGCTTCAATCGAACCGACCAGCCCTTTCGTTTCAATCATTCCTATCGCTTGACTCATCAGACTCACCTCTCTCCACTTCGGTTGAATCAATGATTCCTACAACTACCGCATCAATTGGAACCGGATTATCCCGATCGATGAACCGGGAAGAGCCTCCGCTCGTGACCAACACATGGTCTCCGATTCCTGCCCCGATGCGATCGGCAGCAACAAAATGTGTGCGAATCGGTCGGCCGTATCCATCCACCGGCTGAATGACCAGTAATTTCAAGCCTTGTAAACCTTCTTCTTTCCGGGTCGCCCAAATATTGCCGATA is drawn from Sporosarcina sp. FSL W7-1349 and contains these coding sequences:
- a CDS encoding EutN/CcmL family microcompartment protein — protein: MRMGKVIGNIWATRKEEGLQGLKLLVIQPVDGYGRPIRTHFVAADRIGAGIGDHVLVTSGGSSRFIDRDNPVPIDAVVVGIIDSTEVERGESDESSDRND